Proteins encoded by one window of Methanobacterium alcaliphilum:
- a CDS encoding PAS domain-containing protein yields MDEINDAELFKQVFNQVNDIITIIEIKEDGSAGNFVHVNDMAVETLGYSREELTNMSPRDIGSKPLKNKEKIDQLISKGKVTFERVYNTKDGQSIPVEINSHMFKFKGQKVALSVARDITERKKAEVEINRLASIVESSVDAIIVYDLDGIVLNWNPAAEMIYGYSAQEMMGKNVSVLMEDEKWQENLQNIEKIKRGNVVSHFETTRIKKGGYEFDVSITLSPVRNLDGEIVGIAGIARDITERKKSEKALEYAQIQLENAMGLAQLVYWEMDPKTGNFIVNDRFYSLYGTTADEEGGYEVPVEYYIEKFVHPDDRGLVAETIQGAGETSPDDEQFEHRIVRKDGETRYIVVTIKIVYDDENNIIGAYGANQDITQRKKAEEDLRISEEKYRKIVEKFIQNALGLISEINKE; encoded by the coding sequence ATGGATGAAATAAATGATGCAGAATTGTTTAAACAAGTATTTAATCAAGTAAATGATATTATTACTATCATTGAGATTAAAGAGGATGGTAGTGCTGGGAATTTTGTGCATGTTAATGATATGGCGGTGGAAACATTAGGATATTCTAGAGAAGAACTTACCAATATGAGCCCGAGAGATATTGGATCAAAACCTTTAAAGAATAAAGAAAAAATAGATCAACTTATTTCTAAAGGAAAAGTTACTTTTGAACGAGTTTATAATACTAAAGATGGCCAAAGCATCCCTGTGGAAATAAATTCACATATGTTTAAGTTTAAGGGGCAAAAAGTAGCTTTATCTGTTGCTAGGGATATAACTGAGCGAAAAAAAGCTGAAGTTGAGATTAATAGATTGGCCAGTATTGTAGAATCTTCTGTTGATGCTATTATAGTTTATGATTTAGATGGTATTGTTCTAAATTGGAACCCTGCTGCTGAAATGATATATGGTTATTCTGCTCAAGAGATGATGGGTAAAAATGTTTCGGTTTTAATGGAAGATGAAAAATGGCAGGAAAATCTTCAAAATATCGAGAAAATTAAAAGAGGAAACGTTGTTTCCCATTTTGAAACAACACGGATAAAAAAGGGCGGATATGAATTTGATGTTTCTATTACATTATCTCCTGTTAGGAATTTGGATGGGGAAATTGTAGGGATAGCCGGCATTGCTCGAGATATTACTGAGCGGAAAAAGTCTGAAAAAGCATTAGAATACGCTCAAATTCAACTTGAAAATGCCATGGGATTGGCGCAGCTTGTTTATTGGGAAATGGATCCGAAAACAGGAAATTTTATTGTTAATGACCGGTTTTATTCATTGTATGGCACTACTGCAGATGAAGAAGGGGGGTATGAGGTACCGGTTGAATATTATATTGAAAAATTCGTACACCCTGATGATAGGGGTTTGGTGGCAGAAACCATACAAGGTGCTGGTGAAACATCTCCTGATGATGAACAATTCGAACACAGAATCGTTAGAAAAGACGGAGAAACACGTTATATTGTTGTCACCATAAAAATAGTTTATGATGATGAAAACAATATTATTGGTGCTTATGGGGCTAACCAGGATATCACTCAACGTAAAAAGGCAGAAGAAGATTTGAGGATTAGTGAGGAAAAATATAGAAAAATAGTTGAAAAATTCATCCAGAATGCCTTAGGTTTAATCTCTGAGATTAACAAAGAATAA
- the cobQ gene encoding cobyric acid synthase CobQ: MFKSSSKCIMIQGTSSNAGKSVMVAALCRIFSKMGYKVAPFKSQNMSLNSFTTNENAEIAIAQVLQAEAAGIDPSHHMNPILLKPKEDFISQVIVHGKPAGDMNFYDYQQNFRGKALKAIKESLESLKNEYDIVVIEGAGSPAEINMRDRDLANMEIAHLADADVILVADIDRGGVFASIAGTFSLLDEKDRSRIKGVVINKFRGNLDILMPGIKQIEEIIGVPVLGVMPYDPQLKLPEEDSASLSERKYRGSGQIQIGVMRLPRISNFTDIDPLEYEKDVGLKLIELNEPLDNLDAIIIPGTRNTINDLVSLKEYGIHEEIMSLSKEIMVFGICGGYQMLGQKIIDENQKESHHGSVEGIGILDCYSEFKDIPKIITQSRGEVIGNGLFHDLKGECVKGYELHEGTTILGESKPLTKITYGCGNSPQSNLDGAVDGNVAGTYLHGMFHNFNFRRYFTNILRERKGLESLDFIDDHYENSKRFSIDRLAQIVEENIDMVFVEKMVSEF; this comes from the coding sequence ATGTTTAAGTCATCTTCAAAATGTATAATGATTCAAGGAACATCATCTAATGCAGGAAAAAGTGTTATGGTGGCGGCATTGTGTAGGATTTTCTCAAAGATGGGCTACAAAGTAGCACCATTTAAATCCCAGAACATGTCACTTAATTCATTCACTACCAACGAAAATGCAGAGATAGCTATAGCGCAAGTATTACAAGCAGAGGCCGCAGGAATAGATCCTTCACACCATATGAATCCTATTTTACTAAAACCTAAAGAAGATTTCATTTCTCAAGTAATTGTGCATGGAAAACCTGCTGGAGATATGAACTTTTATGATTATCAGCAAAATTTTAGAGGAAAAGCTTTAAAAGCCATAAAAGAATCTCTTGAATCTTTAAAAAATGAATATGATATTGTTGTGATTGAAGGTGCCGGATCCCCAGCTGAGATAAATATGAGAGATCGTGACCTGGCAAATATGGAAATTGCTCATCTGGCAGACGCCGATGTAATTTTGGTTGCAGATATAGATCGTGGAGGAGTCTTTGCATCTATTGCTGGAACTTTTTCTTTATTAGATGAAAAAGACCGCAGCAGAATAAAAGGAGTTGTAATTAATAAATTTAGGGGTAACTTGGATATTTTAATGCCCGGCATAAAACAAATCGAAGAAATTATAGGCGTTCCTGTTTTAGGAGTGATGCCCTACGACCCACAGCTCAAATTACCCGAAGAAGATTCTGCTTCATTATCAGAAAGGAAATACAGAGGTAGTGGCCAAATCCAGATTGGTGTAATGCGCCTCCCCAGGATATCTAATTTTACAGATATTGATCCACTGGAATATGAAAAAGATGTTGGGTTGAAATTAATTGAGTTAAATGAACCGCTGGATAATTTAGATGCTATTATCATCCCTGGAACCAGAAATACTATAAACGATCTGGTTTCGCTTAAAGAATATGGAATTCATGAAGAAATAATGAGTTTGTCTAAAGAGATTATGGTGTTTGGAATTTGTGGTGGATATCAAATGTTAGGTCAAAAAATCATAGATGAAAACCAAAAAGAATCTCACCATGGGAGTGTTGAAGGGATAGGTATACTAGATTGTTATAGTGAGTTTAAAGATATTCCCAAAATAATTACACAAAGTCGTGGTGAAGTCATAGGTAATGGCCTATTTCATGATTTAAAAGGAGAATGTGTTAAAGGATATGAGTTACATGAGGGCACTACTATTTTAGGTGAATCCAAACCACTGACCAAAATAACTTATGGCTGTGGTAATTCTCCACAAAGCAACCTTGATGGAGCCGTGGACGGAAATGTCGCTGGTACATATCTCCATGGAATGTTTCATAATTTCAATTTCCGCAGATATTTTACCAATATCTTAAGAGAACGAAAAGGTTTAGAAAGCTTAGATTTTATTGATGATCACTATGAAAATTCTAAAAGATTTTCAATTGATCGGCTAGCCCAGATTGTTGAAGAAAATATAGATATGGTTTTTGTAGAGAAAATGGTCTCAGAATTTTAA
- a CDS encoding DASS family sodium-coupled anion symporter: MNENSINIKNKYNGGNKTNLKKIGLPLAIIAAVIVMLIPLPGLSSSGHAAIALLIFAIIMWATEAAHLAVTSLIILFIQPIIGIESFDKAVIGFANPILFLMIGGFIMAEAIRKSGLAQRLTYALLSKLGTSPGKGLFVSIFSTGILSAWIENVVAFAMLLPIIKEIVLLMGCTGAEKGKSNYAKAMILGASFGSLAGGFGTEIGTAPNLMAAAYTGIPFVSWMAFGFPLAIVMMFVIWFILGRIFPSEVKGIVGGDSTLKEKINNLGKISRDEKISAAILLFAIFLWISAGYTGIDSYSVALIGAVLFLLTGVISWRDAQTNVDWGLIVFFGGALSLGAALLNTGAADWLIKDLVALMGNDPSTIAIMLVLMVIAVCITQVMSNIALSAIMVPLSVTLAQTQGLAVGTYAVPVAIACSLSFMFPMADPTVAMAYGSGFVNVKEIFKAGLPMVVIGIILTALVMIFWAPMFINA; this comes from the coding sequence ATAAATGAAAATTCAATAAATATAAAAAATAAATACAATGGGGGCAATAAAACGAATTTAAAAAAAATAGGACTTCCTCTGGCAATTATTGCCGCGGTTATCGTAATGTTGATTCCCCTACCTGGTTTGAGTTCTTCGGGACATGCTGCCATTGCATTACTTATTTTTGCAATTATTATGTGGGCCACTGAAGCTGCTCACTTAGCTGTAACTTCGCTTATAATTCTTTTTATACAACCCATAATTGGAATTGAAAGTTTTGATAAGGCGGTTATTGGATTTGCGAATCCTATTCTCTTTTTGATGATTGGTGGATTTATCATGGCTGAAGCTATCCGAAAGAGTGGTCTAGCTCAGAGATTGACTTATGCGCTATTATCAAAATTAGGAACTTCACCAGGAAAGGGTCTTTTTGTAAGTATTTTTTCCACGGGTATTTTATCGGCGTGGATAGAAAATGTGGTTGCTTTTGCTATGCTTTTGCCGATTATTAAAGAAATAGTTCTTTTAATGGGTTGTACTGGTGCAGAAAAAGGAAAGAGTAATTATGCCAAAGCTATGATATTAGGTGCATCCTTTGGTTCTCTAGCAGGTGGATTTGGAACAGAAATTGGTACAGCACCAAACCTTATGGCTGCAGCATATACGGGCATTCCTTTTGTGAGTTGGATGGCATTTGGATTCCCACTAGCTATAGTCATGATGTTTGTGATCTGGTTTATTTTAGGAAGAATATTCCCTTCTGAGGTTAAAGGCATTGTTGGTGGAGATTCTACTTTAAAAGAAAAAATCAACAATCTGGGTAAAATCAGTCGTGATGAAAAAATAAGTGCAGCTATATTATTATTCGCCATTTTCTTATGGATATCTGCAGGATATACTGGAATTGATAGCTATTCTGTTGCATTAATCGGAGCAGTGTTATTCCTTCTAACGGGAGTTATTTCCTGGCGAGATGCTCAAACAAATGTTGATTGGGGATTAATCGTCTTCTTTGGAGGAGCCTTATCTTTAGGAGCCGCACTTCTAAATACGGGTGCAGCAGACTGGTTAATAAAAGATCTAGTTGCATTAATGGGCAATGATCCTTCTACAATTGCCATAATGTTGGTTTTGATGGTTATAGCGGTCTGTATTACTCAGGTTATGTCTAATATCGCACTTTCTGCCATAATGGTTCCATTATCAGTAACTTTAGCACAGACTCAGGGGCTTGCTGTTGGAACTTATGCAGTACCAGTTGCCATTGCCTGTTCATTATCTTTCATGTTCCCAATGGCTGACCCAACTGTGGCTATGGCTTATGGATCTGGCTTTGTGAATGTAAAAGAAATATTTAAAGCAGGATTGCCAATGGTTGTTATTGGGATTATATTAACTGCATTGGTAATGATATTTTGGGCTCCAATGTTTATCAATGCCTAA
- a CDS encoding hydroxymethylglutaryl-CoA synthase, with translation MAGIVGYGVYVPSYRIKVEEIARVWGDDPNAISRGLVVTEKSVPAADEDTATISVEAARHAMTRAKVNPEKVGAVYVGSESHPYAVKPTATIVAESIDAAPDLTAADLEFACKAGTAGIQACMGLVDSGMVEYGVAVGADTAQGAPGDALEYTASAGGAAYVIGNKNTLADIESTYSFTTDTPDFYRREGMPYPRHGGRFTGEPAYFKHVLSAAKGMFEKMGTDASDYDYAVFHQPNGKFYLKAAKKLGFSKEQVQYGLLTPVIGNTYSGATPLGLAAILDEANPGDKILAVSYGSGAGSDAFSITVNDNIEEKQDLAPKVQDMIKDKCYVDYAVYAKFKEKIKMA, from the coding sequence ATGGCAGGAATCGTTGGATATGGAGTTTATGTACCTTCATATAGAATAAAAGTGGAAGAAATAGCAAGAGTATGGGGAGACGACCCAAATGCTATTTCTAGAGGACTGGTAGTTACAGAAAAATCTGTACCTGCTGCTGATGAAGACACTGCTACAATATCAGTAGAAGCTGCTCGACATGCCATGACACGAGCAAAAGTGAATCCTGAAAAAGTTGGGGCAGTATATGTGGGATCCGAATCTCACCCGTATGCAGTAAAACCTACTGCAACCATAGTTGCAGAATCTATAGATGCAGCACCAGATTTAACTGCAGCAGACTTAGAATTTGCTTGTAAAGCTGGAACCGCTGGTATTCAAGCATGTATGGGTTTAGTCGATTCAGGTATGGTAGAATATGGTGTGGCCGTTGGAGCAGACACTGCTCAAGGAGCTCCAGGAGATGCTCTGGAATATACTGCTTCTGCAGGCGGAGCAGCTTATGTTATTGGTAACAAAAATACCTTGGCAGATATTGAATCAACTTACAGTTTTACCACAGACACCCCTGACTTTTATCGTAGGGAAGGAATGCCTTACCCCCGACACGGAGGAAGATTTACAGGAGAACCAGCTTATTTCAAACATGTGTTATCTGCTGCCAAAGGAATGTTTGAAAAAATGGGAACTGATGCTTCAGATTATGATTACGCAGTATTCCACCAGCCCAATGGTAAATTTTACTTAAAGGCAGCGAAAAAATTAGGTTTCAGTAAAGAACAGGTCCAATACGGTCTTTTAACTCCAGTAATTGGAAACACATACTCTGGAGCAACCCCCTTAGGACTGGCAGCTATTTTAGATGAAGCAAACCCCGGAGACAAAATACTGGCTGTTTCTTATGGTTCAGGTGCTGGAAGCGACGCATTCAGTATAACTGTTAACGATAATATTGAAGAAAAGCAAGATTTAGCCCCTAAGGTTCAGGACATGATAAAAGACAAATGTTATGTCGATTATGCCGTGTATGCTAAATTCAAAGAAAAAATAAAAATGGCTTAA
- a CDS encoding thiolase domain-containing protein yields MRDVAIIGVSQTKFGELWDDSFRDLITEAGIGAANDAGIEGADLEAMYVGNMSAGLFVQQEHIASLIADHAGLTPIPCARIEAACASGGLALRNGIMAVASGYHDIVISAGVEKMTDVVDPTPAIATASDQEWEAQQGVTFPSLYAMMARRHMHEFGTTREQLAMVSVINHKNASKNPRAQYPMEISVEQVMNSTMVADPLRLLDCSPISDGAAAAILCPAEDAKKYTDTPIYVKASAQSSGSIALHDRKSLTTIDATVNAAKKAFQMANMTPKDINMVEVHDCFSINGILALEDIGFVEKGKGGQAVEEGMTQIDGKIPVNPSGGLKARGHPLGATGIAQAAELVWQLRGEAGKRQIEGAEVGMAHNIGGTGGTAAVHILSR; encoded by the coding sequence ATGAGAGACGTTGCAATTATTGGAGTATCACAAACTAAATTTGGAGAATTATGGGATGATTCATTTCGGGACCTAATTACTGAAGCCGGAATAGGTGCTGCGAATGACGCAGGTATTGAAGGAGCAGATTTAGAGGCCATGTATGTAGGTAACATGTCTGCAGGACTCTTTGTTCAACAAGAACATATTGCTTCACTTATTGCAGATCATGCAGGTTTAACACCCATTCCCTGTGCTAGAATAGAAGCGGCATGTGCTTCTGGAGGACTGGCACTTCGAAATGGTATAATGGCTGTAGCTTCAGGTTACCACGATATAGTAATTTCTGCAGGTGTGGAAAAAATGACGGACGTTGTTGATCCCACTCCAGCTATTGCCACTGCTTCAGATCAAGAATGGGAAGCTCAACAAGGAGTTACTTTCCCATCATTGTATGCTATGATGGCTCGCAGACATATGCATGAATTCGGGACCACCAGAGAACAATTAGCCATGGTATCTGTAATTAACCACAAAAATGCTTCAAAAAATCCCCGGGCACAGTACCCTATGGAAATAAGTGTTGAACAAGTTATGAATTCTACCATGGTTGCCGATCCATTAAGATTATTAGATTGTTCCCCTATATCTGATGGGGCTGCAGCAGCAATATTATGCCCTGCAGAAGATGCTAAAAAATACACTGACACTCCTATTTATGTAAAGGCTTCAGCTCAGTCTTCTGGATCTATTGCATTACATGATAGGAAAAGTTTAACCACCATCGATGCCACAGTTAATGCCGCGAAAAAAGCTTTCCAGATGGCAAATATGACCCCTAAAGATATTAATATGGTAGAAGTCCACGATTGTTTTAGTATCAACGGAATTTTAGCCCTAGAAGATATTGGATTTGTTGAAAAAGGAAAAGGCGGTCAAGCTGTTGAAGAAGGTATGACCCAAATTGACGGAAAAATTCCAGTTAATCCATCTGGTGGATTAAAAGCCCGTGGACATCCATTAGGTGCTACTGGTATTGCTCAAGCTGCAGAATTAGTATGGCAATTACGTGGTGAAGCAGGTAAAAGGCAAATTGAAGGTGCCGAAGTTGGTATGGCCCATAACATTGGAGGTACCGGTGGAACAGCTGCAGTACACATTTTATCCAGATAA
- a CDS encoding rhodanese-like domain-containing protein, with the protein MESEKQIFNDITPQEARKLINENLNNPNFLLLDVRTPDEFFSAHIEGSKNLDYHGINFNNELNKLDKNKKYLLYCRSGVRSANVFNLMRSAGFNKIYNMLGGITLWADEGFPLVR; encoded by the coding sequence ATGGAATCAGAAAAACAAATATTCAATGATATAACTCCTCAAGAGGCCAGAAAATTAATAAATGAAAATCTGAATAATCCTAATTTTCTTTTGTTGGATGTTAGAACTCCAGACGAATTTTTTAGTGCTCATATTGAGGGTTCGAAAAATTTGGACTATCATGGTATTAATTTTAATAATGAACTAAATAAACTGGATAAAAACAAGAAATATCTTTTGTACTGCCGATCAGGAGTTAGAAGTGCTAATGTTTTTAATTTAATGCGCTCTGCGGGATTTAATAAAATTTATAATATGTTGGGGGGCATAACTCTCTGGGCTGATGAGGGGTTTCCATTAGTTAGATAA
- a CDS encoding oligosaccharide flippase family protein, protein MGCVIIKEYKYFVQKIILVGITTILVNLSPLILLPILSKTLGAEGYGIWNQFTVTLTLLPAIAALGLPYTLVRFLSASRNLDEIKEAFYTIAAMVMVGCGFIAILFFIFADTVADALFRGNVFVALILAVTLFISGFILLFFDYFRTFDQMRKFSIFSFLQAYLSVIIVAVFVISGYEISGAVFGMMITQISVVLAMYILIFKQIGFKFPKFHNVKEYLNFGLPTIPSNISFWILDITDRYLVGIFLGLSFVGYYSAGYLLGNLISILLSPFYTILLPILSQYHAENEIFKIKSLLNHSIKFFLVLAIPSVFMLTILAKPILTILSTPTIAENAYIITPILACGGLFFGVYGIISQVIVLERKTKITGNIWLFAIFLNMIMDLTFGYYWGIMGIAITTFLVYLFAMLLTIYYSFKFIRCNFYFGFLIKTFISSALISLLILVIRPTQPLTILLTILISFILYILILWALKGIKKSEIILFKEVFLDISKMIFKPLPKKSLKKKLKKYRNRDH, encoded by the coding sequence ATTGGTTGTGTAATTATCAAGGAATACAAATATTTTGTACAAAAAATAATTTTAGTGGGTATAACCACTATTCTGGTTAATCTGAGTCCGTTAATTTTACTACCTATTCTCTCTAAAACTCTGGGAGCTGAAGGATATGGTATATGGAACCAATTCACTGTCACACTAACATTATTGCCTGCTATTGCTGCTTTAGGCCTCCCCTATACTTTGGTGAGGTTTTTATCCGCATCCCGAAATTTAGATGAAATAAAAGAAGCATTTTATACTATCGCCGCCATGGTCATGGTAGGATGTGGCTTCATTGCCATTCTATTTTTTATTTTTGCAGATACGGTAGCTGATGCACTTTTTAGAGGGAATGTTTTTGTAGCATTAATTTTAGCGGTAACTCTTTTCATATCTGGGTTCATTTTACTATTTTTTGATTATTTTCGCACATTTGATCAAATGAGAAAATTTTCGATTTTTTCATTTCTTCAGGCGTATTTATCGGTAATTATTGTGGCTGTTTTTGTTATATCCGGCTATGAAATATCTGGCGCTGTTTTTGGAATGATGATCACGCAAATAAGTGTAGTTTTAGCCATGTATATTTTGATATTCAAACAAATAGGATTCAAATTCCCCAAATTTCATAATGTAAAAGAATATTTAAATTTTGGTTTACCTACCATACCCAGTAATATTTCTTTTTGGATTCTGGATATCACTGATCGTTATTTAGTTGGTATCTTTTTGGGATTGTCATTTGTTGGATATTATTCTGCAGGATACCTTCTGGGAAACTTAATATCAATCTTACTTTCTCCGTTTTACACTATTCTTCTCCCTATCCTTTCTCAGTATCATGCTGAAAATGAAATTTTTAAAATCAAATCTCTTTTAAACCACTCTATTAAATTTTTTTTGGTACTGGCAATTCCTTCTGTTTTTATGTTAACTATACTAGCCAAACCAATTTTAACAATTCTTTCAACTCCTACCATTGCAGAGAATGCTTACATAATTACGCCAATTCTCGCATGTGGAGGATTATTCTTTGGAGTTTATGGTATTATTAGTCAAGTCATTGTTTTAGAGAGAAAAACAAAAATAACGGGTAATATATGGTTGTTCGCAATCTTCTTGAATATGATAATGGATCTAACATTTGGATACTATTGGGGAATTATGGGTATTGCAATTACCACATTTCTTGTTTATCTATTTGCAATGCTTTTAACTATTTATTATTCTTTTAAATTTATCAGGTGCAATTTTTATTTTGGTTTTTTGATCAAAACTTTTATTTCTTCGGCTTTAATTTCATTACTTATACTAGTTATTCGCCCAACTCAACCATTAACTATACTTTTAACCATTTTAATCTCTTTTATTTTGTATATATTAATATTATGGGCTTTAAAAGGGATAAAAAAATCTGAAATTATCTTATTTAAGGAGGTGTTTTTGGATATATCTAAAATGATTTTTAAACCACTGCCTAAAAAATCCTTGAAAAAGAAACTAAAAAAATATCGAAATAGAGATCACTAA
- the thsA gene encoding thermosome subunit alpha yields MAQYSGAGQPILVLPEGTNRFIGRDAQRMNILAGKVLAETVRTTLGPKGMDKMLVDSLGDIVVTNDGVTILKEMDIEHPAAKMLVEVAKTQEDEVGDGTTTAVIIAGELLKKAENLLDMDIHPTIVAMGYRQAAEKAQEILNEIAIGADDRETLLKVAMTAMTGKGTEKARKPLAELIVDAVKQVEEDGEVEIDHIKIEKKDGAIVDESTLVQGVIIDKERVHPGMPKKIEDAKIALLNCPIEVKETEVDAEIRITDPTQMQAFIEQEEQMIKDMVNSIVDTGAQVVFAQKGIDDLAQHYLAKADIMAVRRVKKSDIEKLAKATGAQVVTNIEDLTAADLGEAGLVSEKKVSGDDMIFVEECKEAKAVTLMVRGSTKHVVDEIERAVDDAIGVVAATVEDGKVVAGGGAPEIELSKKLRDYADSISGREQLAVAAFAEALEIVPKTLAENAGLDSIDCLVDLRAAHEDSFYMGLNVFEGEVADMNEAGVIEPHRVKKQALQSAAEAAEMILRIDDVIASSGAGKPDMEGMEGMGGMPGGMPPMM; encoded by the coding sequence GTGGCACAATACAGTGGCGCAGGACAACCAATTTTAGTGCTTCCTGAAGGCACTAACAGGTTTATTGGAAGAGACGCTCAAAGAATGAATATTTTAGCTGGAAAAGTATTAGCTGAGACTGTAAGAACAACCCTTGGACCAAAGGGTATGGATAAAATGTTAGTAGACTCTTTAGGGGATATTGTAGTTACTAACGACGGTGTAACAATCCTAAAAGAGATGGATATTGAGCACCCTGCTGCTAAAATGCTTGTAGAAGTAGCCAAAACCCAAGAAGATGAAGTGGGAGACGGAACTACTACTGCTGTGATTATCGCAGGAGAACTACTCAAAAAAGCAGAAAACCTATTAGACATGGATATTCACCCAACCATTGTTGCTATGGGTTACAGACAAGCTGCTGAGAAAGCTCAAGAAATATTAAATGAAATTGCTATTGGTGCAGATGACAGAGAAACTCTCTTAAAAGTTGCTATGACTGCCATGACTGGTAAAGGAACTGAAAAAGCTCGAAAACCACTAGCTGAGTTAATTGTTGACGCAGTTAAACAGGTGGAAGAAGATGGTGAAGTCGAAATAGACCACATCAAAATCGAGAAGAAAGACGGAGCTATTGTAGACGAGTCTACTTTAGTACAAGGCGTCATCATTGACAAAGAAAGAGTTCACCCGGGTATGCCTAAAAAGATAGAAGATGCTAAAATCGCTCTTTTAAACTGCCCAATTGAAGTTAAAGAAACTGAAGTAGACGCAGAAATAAGAATCACTGATCCTACTCAAATGCAAGCTTTCATTGAACAAGAAGAGCAAATGATCAAGGACATGGTAAACTCTATCGTAGACACCGGAGCTCAAGTTGTATTCGCTCAAAAAGGAATAGATGACCTTGCACAACATTACTTAGCAAAAGCTGACATAATGGCTGTTAGAAGAGTCAAAAAATCCGATATCGAAAAATTAGCCAAAGCTACCGGAGCTCAAGTTGTAACCAACATCGAAGATTTAACTGCAGCTGATTTAGGAGAAGCTGGACTAGTATCTGAGAAAAAAGTTTCAGGCGACGATATGATCTTTGTTGAAGAGTGTAAAGAAGCTAAAGCTGTGACTTTAATGGTCAGAGGATCCACTAAACACGTAGTTGACGAAATCGAAAGAGCCGTTGACGACGCTATTGGAGTAGTAGCTGCAACAGTTGAAGATGGTAAAGTTGTTGCTGGTGGAGGAGCACCTGAGATAGAATTATCTAAGAAACTCCGAGACTACGCTGATTCTATCAGTGGAAGAGAACAACTAGCTGTAGCTGCATTTGCTGAAGCTTTAGAAATCGTTCCTAAAACTCTTGCTGAAAACGCAGGTCTGGACAGCATTGACTGTTTAGTAGATTTAAGAGCTGCACATGAAGACTCATTCTACATGGGATTAAATGTTTTTGAAGGTGAAGTTGCAGACATGAATGAAGCTGGTGTAATTGAACCTCACCGGGTCAAAAAACAAGCTCTCCAATCTGCTGCTGAAGCTGCGGAAATGATTCTAAGAATCGACGATGTAATAGCATCATCCGGAGCAGGAAAACCAGATATGGAAGGAATGGAAGGTATGGGTGGAATGCCTGGCGGCATGCCTCCAATGATGTAA